One genomic region from Rhinoraja longicauda isolate Sanriku21f chromosome 8, sRhiLon1.1, whole genome shotgun sequence encodes:
- the LOC144596367 gene encoding ATP synthase lipid-binding protein, mitochondrial-like, whose product MKAEPLSASTWTLDLVMAEAIPAQLNLPSTAEKYLMTFVKISCPTHMKEGNIALLRSRGKNAFIQEVLRDFQTSTANQDIDTAAKFIGAGAATVGVAGSGAGIGMVFGRLIIGYARNPSLKQQLFSHAILGFALSEVMRLFCLMVAFLILFAM is encoded by the exons atgaaaGCAGAGCCACTATCAGCATCAACATGGACATTGGATTTGGTGATGGCAGAGGCAATCCCTGCTCAGTTGAACTTGCCAAGTACAGCTGAAAAATATCTGATGACTTTTGTCAAAATTTCCTGTCCTACCCACATGAAAGAG GGAAACATTGCACTTTTGAGGAGTCGAGGCAAAAATGCATTTATTCAGGAAGTACTCAGAGACTTCCAGACAAGTACTGCAAATCAGGATATTGACACCGCTGCAAAGTTCATTGGTGCTGGAGCTGCTACAGTGGGCGTGGCTGGTTCTGGAGCTGGCATTGGGATGGTTTTTGGTCGTCTTATTATTGGCTATGCCAG aaatccttCTCTGAAACAGCAGTTGTTCTCACATGCTATCCTTGGATTTGCCCTGTCCGAAGTAATGAGACTCTTCTGTTTAATGGTGgcttttctaattttatttgcAATGTAA